A genomic region of Magnetofaba australis IT-1 contains the following coding sequences:
- a CDS encoding AMP-binding protein has product MLPDLLRRTAETRPDHLAIADGARRLSWRQLHILVMRMAAGLRELGVTRGQRVGVWLDKGIEQAAGFYAPQLLGGVTVMLNEGLKIAQAEHIVADCAIEVLITDAKRLQQHGAALKARGAERVLLCDVDALPDDAALSGLCLSATDAAEERRAPGIPADTAHIIYTSGSTGLPKGIVISHQNALDGARIVSGYTQLGDDERILGLLPLNFDYGLNQWLNAAHTGSAYFVHRFALPNELLKQIEQERLTVVAGMPPVWSRLLDPKLVKAEHGRDLTSVRAVTNSGGRVPVPMVEKLRALFAPPTRIYLMYGLTEAFRSTYLPPEELARHPDSMGRAIPEVEIQVVRPDGSACDVGEEGELVHRGALISKGYWNNPAKSAEVFRPAPGLDAANAHLEQAVYSGDLVHRDAEGLLYFHGRRDQMIKTKGYRVSPEEVERLLLEIDGVTGAVAGAFDMGADYGVRAVVTLSDAALTPPILRRQCQQRAPFYLVPDEIVALTRFPLTANGKIDRAAALAQAAPENSIG; this is encoded by the coding sequence ATGCTGCCTGATCTGCTGCGCCGCACCGCCGAAACCCGTCCCGACCATCTGGCCATTGCCGATGGCGCGCGCCGTCTTAGCTGGCGGCAGCTGCATATACTGGTGATGCGCATGGCGGCGGGATTGCGCGAACTGGGCGTGACGCGCGGCCAACGGGTGGGGGTGTGGCTGGATAAGGGGATTGAGCAGGCGGCGGGCTTCTATGCGCCGCAGCTACTGGGCGGCGTCACCGTGATGCTCAATGAGGGGCTGAAGATCGCCCAGGCGGAGCACATCGTCGCCGACTGCGCCATTGAAGTGCTGATCACCGACGCCAAGCGACTGCAACAGCATGGCGCGGCGCTCAAAGCGCGTGGCGCCGAGCGCGTGCTGCTGTGTGATGTGGACGCTCTGCCCGATGACGCTGCGCTTAGCGGTCTGTGCTTAAGCGCCACTGATGCCGCAGAGGAGCGCCGCGCCCCCGGCATCCCGGCGGACACCGCCCACATCATCTACACTTCCGGCTCCACCGGCCTGCCCAAAGGCATTGTCATCAGCCACCAGAACGCCCTGGATGGCGCGCGCATCGTCAGTGGCTACACCCAACTGGGCGATGACGAACGCATCCTGGGGCTGCTGCCGCTCAATTTCGACTATGGCCTCAATCAGTGGCTCAACGCCGCACATACCGGCTCGGCCTATTTTGTTCATCGCTTCGCCCTGCCCAATGAGCTGCTCAAGCAGATCGAACAGGAGCGTCTGACGGTGGTGGCGGGCATGCCGCCGGTGTGGAGCCGTCTGTTGGACCCCAAACTGGTCAAAGCCGAGCATGGGCGCGATCTCACCAGCGTGCGCGCAGTCACCAATAGCGGCGGGCGCGTGCCGGTTCCCATGGTGGAGAAGTTGCGCGCTCTGTTCGCGCCGCCGACACGCATCTACCTGATGTACGGACTCACCGAAGCGTTCCGCTCCACCTATCTGCCACCGGAGGAGTTGGCGCGCCATCCCGACTCCATGGGGCGGGCGATTCCCGAAGTGGAGATTCAGGTGGTGCGCCCGGATGGCTCGGCATGCGACGTGGGCGAGGAGGGGGAGCTGGTGCATCGCGGCGCGCTGATCAGCAAAGGGTACTGGAACAATCCGGCCAAGAGCGCCGAGGTGTTCCGCCCGGCGCCGGGATTGGACGCCGCCAACGCCCATCTGGAGCAGGCGGTCTACTCCGGCGATTTGGTGCATCGCGATGCCGAAGGGTTGCTCTACTTCCATGGCCGCCGCGACCAGATGATCAAGACCAAAGGCTATCGCGTCAGTCCCGAAGAGGTGGAGCGGCTGCTATTGGAGATCGATGGCGTCACCGGCGCCGTGGCGGGAGCATTCGATATGGGCGCCGACTATGGCGTACGCGCCGTGGTTACGTTGAGCGACGCCGCCCTGACGCCGCCGATCCTGCGGCGTCAGTGTCAGCAGCGCGCGCCTTTCTATCTGGTTCCCGATGAGATCGTCGCGTTAACGCGCTTTCCTCTGACCGCCAATGGTAAAATCGATCGCGCCGCCGCCTTGGCGCAGGCGGCGCCTGAAAATTCAATTGGATGA
- a CDS encoding ABC transporter ATP-binding protein, which translates to MTHIPNISLITVRNLSAHAEYGNGALFQGVSFELNPGESLAITAPEGGGKSHLLRLLAGLETPSAGEILLDGRPIASIAEPIRARRLGVVFSQPWEQFIAHDPWREVAMGVLAQGVESEALKQRVTQALQQTPLPQSLWRAPLERLSHGQAYWVMFAAALAMQPALLLLDEPGALLSETGEAHLVDLLHAQPQMARIVFTSRAARAQRMAAKHLSLGEGLGETNVK; encoded by the coding sequence ATGACTCACATACCAAATATCTCGCTGATCACAGTGCGCAATCTGAGCGCCCATGCCGAGTATGGCAACGGCGCGCTATTCCAGGGCGTAAGCTTTGAACTGAATCCCGGCGAAAGCCTCGCCATCACCGCGCCCGAAGGGGGCGGCAAGAGCCATCTGCTGCGTCTGTTGGCGGGATTGGAGACGCCCAGCGCCGGGGAGATCCTGCTTGATGGCCGTCCCATCGCCAGCATCGCGGAACCTATCCGTGCGCGACGCTTAGGCGTCGTCTTCAGCCAACCGTGGGAGCAGTTCATCGCCCACGATCCTTGGCGTGAGGTCGCCATGGGCGTGCTGGCGCAAGGGGTGGAGAGCGAAGCGCTCAAACAGCGCGTCACCCAAGCGTTGCAGCAGACGCCACTGCCGCAATCCCTGTGGCGCGCGCCATTGGAGCGGCTCTCCCACGGGCAAGCCTATTGGGTGATGTTCGCCGCCGCCCTGGCCATGCAACCGGCGCTGCTGCTGCTGGATGAACCCGGCGCCCTGCTCTCCGAAACGGGGGAGGCGCATTTGGTTGATCTGCTCCATGCGCAACCGCAGATGGCGCGGATTGTCTTCACCAGCCGGGCCGCCCGCGCCCAACGCATGGCCGCCAAGCATCTGTCGCTTGGCGAAGGGCTAGGCGAAACAAACGTCAAATAA
- a CDS encoding TerC family protein: MESLTALIFDPTVWMALITLVVMEVVLGIDNLVFVAIVTNKLPEHQRALGRRIGIGLALLLRLLLLSVVAMIVQLTQPLVVLFGHEISWRDLILITGGLFLVWKATAEIHHTVDPEPTPTLFDRQTKSVSFGAIIGQIILLDLVFSIDSIITAVGMTTQIPVMMTAVVIAVGIMLLAADPLARFIERNPTIVMLALGFLLMIGALLIAEGFGVHVPKGYIYTAMAFSAFIEMLNMLARRRHKTKNGGQQTDNPLSA; the protein is encoded by the coding sequence ATGGAATCGCTCACTGCATTGATTTTTGATCCCACTGTATGGATGGCTTTGATCACATTGGTGGTTATGGAGGTGGTGCTGGGGATCGACAATTTGGTTTTTGTCGCCATCGTCACCAATAAACTGCCAGAGCATCAACGCGCATTAGGGCGCCGCATTGGCATTGGACTGGCGTTGTTACTGCGTCTGCTGCTGCTCAGCGTTGTGGCGATGATCGTTCAATTGACGCAACCGCTAGTTGTTCTTTTCGGTCATGAAATCTCCTGGCGCGATCTGATCCTCATAACAGGCGGGTTGTTTCTGGTTTGGAAAGCCACGGCGGAGATCCATCACACTGTGGATCCGGAACCCACGCCCACGCTGTTTGATCGGCAGACAAAAAGCGTAAGCTTTGGCGCCATTATCGGTCAAATCATCCTGTTGGACTTGGTGTTTTCCATCGACAGCATTATCACTGCGGTGGGTATGACCACACAGATTCCCGTGATGATGACCGCTGTGGTGATCGCCGTTGGCATCATGCTGCTGGCGGCGGATCCGTTGGCGCGTTTCATTGAGCGTAATCCCACCATCGTCATGTTGGCGCTGGGATTTCTGTTGATGATCGGCGCATTGTTGATTGCCGAAGGGTTTGGCGTTCACGTACCCAAAGGGTACATTTACACCGCCATGGCGTTTTCAGCCTTCATCGAAATGTTAAACATGCTTGCTCGGCGTCGTCACAAAACCAAAAATGGCGGCCAACAGACGGATAACCCTCTGTCTGCCTGA
- a CDS encoding MarC family protein, with protein MENWTEYTRFIISLLAILAPFAAIPIFLSLTHGETERSKAKTAFIAVTTVFSTLTIAAFSGEWILTLLGTSLDAFRVGGGIVLLLIALSMLNAKLSMTQHTREELDEAQQKSAVGAVPIGLPLLAGPGAISSAIIQMQRGEGALHATLIILCILIVCAIVWLFLRFASIIGRALGVIGLNILNRIFGLLLAAVAAQIMANGFKGLFPGWAG; from the coding sequence ATGGAAAACTGGACCGAATACACGCGCTTTATCATCTCCCTGTTGGCGATTTTAGCGCCGTTTGCAGCGATTCCGATTTTCCTCTCACTAACCCATGGAGAGACGGAACGCAGCAAAGCCAAAACCGCCTTTATTGCGGTGACGACGGTGTTCAGCACATTGACCATTGCCGCGTTCTCCGGCGAATGGATTCTGACGCTGTTGGGCACATCGCTGGATGCGTTTCGCGTGGGCGGCGGCATCGTGCTGCTACTGATTGCGCTCTCCATGCTCAACGCCAAACTAAGCATGACCCAACACACCCGGGAGGAGCTGGACGAGGCGCAACAGAAGTCCGCCGTGGGCGCCGTGCCCATCGGCCTGCCGCTGCTGGCCGGACCCGGCGCCATCAGCAGCGCCATCATTCAGATGCAGCGCGGCGAGGGGGCGTTACATGCGACATTAATCATACTGTGCATCCTCATCGTATGCGCAATAGTCTGGCTGTTTCTGCGTTTTGCCAGCATTATTGGTCGGGCGCTGGGGGTGATCGGCCTGAATATTCTCAATCGCATTTTTGGTCTGCTGCTGGCGGCGGTGGCGGCGCAGATCATGGCCAATGGCTTCAAGGGGCTGTTCCCCGGCTGGGCGGGATAG
- a CDS encoding transposase, with product MERKKRRFTAEQKVGYVRRHLVEKVVLSDLCDEAGIQPSQYYRWQKALFENGEAALSDKRGQKACDRQIAELEAKLATKNEVMSELLEAHVALKKVLG from the coding sequence ATGGAACGGAAGAAGCGGAGATTTACGGCTGAGCAGAAGGTAGGCTATGTGCGCCGTCACCTGGTCGAGAAGGTGGTTCTCTCGGATCTGTGTGACGAGGCGGGCATTCAGCCCAGCCAGTACTATCGCTGGCAAAAGGCTTTGTTTGAGAACGGCGAAGCGGCCTTGTCTGACAAACGCGGCCAAAAGGCTTGTGACCGACAGATTGCCGAACTAGAAGCGAAGTTGGCAACCAAAAATGAAGTTATGTCCGAGCTTCTTGAGGCGCATGTTGCGCTAAAAAAAGTCTTGGGGTGA
- a CDS encoding IS3 family transposase has translation MEPDIRDSVVDFVAFWSDKSEIDTSRIINWIGVQRGKFYSWRKRYGMVNDHNGRIPRDFWLDDWEREAIVAFFHEHPSEGYRRLTYMMLDAGVVAVSPSSVLRVLRTAGLMRRWSPPPSQKGTGFKQPSEPHKHWHVDISYLNIQGTFYYLCSVLDGCSRFILHWEIRESMKEDEVEVVLLRAQEAYPEAKPRLISDNGPQFVANDFKAFIRESGMTHVRTSPYYPQSNGKLERFHGSLKRECIRPQTPLSLEDAQRVVGKYVEHYNTRRLHSAIDYVTPQDRLEGRHVQILAERDQKLEAARERRRTTHQKQSFQPSQKMAEKANS, from the coding sequence GTGGAGCCGGACATACGGGATTCGGTGGTGGATTTCGTGGCGTTTTGGTCAGACAAGAGCGAAATCGACACGAGCCGAATTATCAACTGGATAGGCGTGCAAAGGGGCAAGTTCTATTCATGGCGCAAGCGCTATGGAATGGTTAACGACCACAATGGCCGTATTCCCCGAGATTTTTGGCTGGACGATTGGGAAAGGGAAGCGATTGTCGCCTTTTTCCATGAACATCCGTCAGAGGGCTATCGGCGCCTGACCTACATGATGCTGGATGCAGGCGTGGTGGCGGTCAGCCCCTCTTCAGTGCTGCGTGTGCTCAGAACTGCCGGGCTGATGCGTCGTTGGAGCCCACCGCCCTCGCAGAAGGGCACAGGGTTCAAACAGCCTTCGGAGCCGCATAAACACTGGCATGTGGACATCTCCTATCTGAATATCCAGGGGACGTTCTACTATCTGTGCAGTGTCCTGGATGGATGTAGCAGGTTTATCCTCCACTGGGAGATTCGTGAGTCGATGAAGGAAGATGAGGTTGAAGTGGTCCTGCTCCGAGCTCAGGAGGCCTATCCGGAAGCTAAGCCGCGGCTGATCTCAGACAATGGGCCGCAGTTCGTTGCCAACGATTTTAAGGCGTTCATCCGGGAATCCGGCATGACGCATGTGAGGACTTCGCCTTACTATCCGCAGAGCAACGGAAAGCTGGAGCGTTTTCACGGTAGTTTGAAGCGTGAGTGCATTCGGCCTCAGACGCCATTATCGCTGGAAGATGCCCAGCGGGTTGTGGGAAAGTACGTCGAGCATTACAACACCCGGCGGCTCCATAGCGCCATCGACTACGTCACCCCACAGGATCGCCTGGAAGGGCGGCATGTGCAGATCCTGGCCGAACGAGATCAAAAGCTTGAGGCGGCCAGAGAACGGCGTCGGACGACGCACCAAAAGCAGTCTTTTCAGCCATCCCAAAAAATGGCTGAAAAGGCGAACAGCTAA
- a CDS encoding GGDEF domain-containing protein — translation MFPLNQHRTTYIQVDYKLRILIVTSAYVIQFLLLTLIHARRIQGDFTSPNFITSLSFGIFGGYLLLRNFYTLLQDHAAPYLHAGAVYATTYFIGALATTGWTLGFLMIGYANADAERQRMLDEVQHLARTDALTGLWNRLAMDEILTDAFSRVKRSGKGLALLVLDLDGFKGVNDTHGHHTGDAVLVETAQRIQNVVRQTDSVARLGGDEFVVILEGIDSADHAGRVAGLIVERIAAPYTVEDLSVSIGTSIGVAFYGQDGETGDELLKAADGALYAMKEKGKGGYVFAKQRSLSTNEK, via the coding sequence ATGTTTCCGCTGAACCAGCACAGGACCACCTACATCCAAGTTGACTACAAACTGCGCATTCTCATTGTCACCAGCGCCTATGTGATTCAATTTCTCCTGCTCACCCTCATTCATGCGCGCCGCATTCAAGGCGATTTCACCTCCCCCAACTTCATCACCTCTCTGAGCTTCGGCATATTTGGCGGCTATCTGTTGCTGCGCAACTTCTATACTCTGTTGCAGGATCACGCCGCGCCCTACCTACATGCGGGCGCGGTGTATGCGACCACCTACTTTATCGGCGCCCTGGCCACCACCGGTTGGACCCTGGGATTCCTCATGATCGGTTACGCCAACGCCGACGCCGAACGTCAGCGCATGCTCGATGAGGTGCAGCACCTGGCGCGCACCGACGCTCTAACCGGTCTATGGAACCGGCTGGCCATGGATGAGATCCTCACCGACGCCTTCAGCCGCGTCAAACGCAGCGGCAAGGGGTTGGCGTTGTTGGTCTTGGATCTGGATGGCTTTAAAGGGGTCAACGACACTCACGGCCACCATACAGGCGATGCGGTGCTGGTGGAGACGGCGCAACGCATCCAGAATGTGGTGCGGCAAACCGATAGCGTGGCGCGTCTGGGCGGTGATGAGTTCGTGGTGATTCTGGAAGGGATCGATAGCGCCGACCATGCAGGACGGGTGGCCGGGCTCATCGTCGAGCGCATCGCTGCGCCTTATACAGTGGAAGATCTTTCAGTCAGTATCGGCACGTCCATTGGCGTGGCGTTCTACGGACAGGATGGCGAAACCGGCGACGAATTGCTCAAAGCGGCCGATGGCGCGCTCTACGCCATGAAGGAAAAGGGCAAGGGAGGCTATGTGTTCGCCAAACAACGGAGTTTAAGCACCAATGAAAAATAA